The Lolium perenne isolate Kyuss_39 chromosome 6, Kyuss_2.0, whole genome shotgun sequence genome segment ccaggggactttctaacgtgggaataatccccaccgtgcacgagacaaactctaacttttaatctaagatgcgatctactataatacagatacacgggcaatctagcccaaactcttcgtataaggccgcttcagagatcttccacgtgtaatcttccaagcccatctcccttacggcccacctcctgatttggccaaaatctggtgataacacatgcccccctggttttggtaatgataatttcaaaaccactctgtttttctatgaagggtcatgtcgtggcagagcagaaccgttgcagcatccttcatcatgatgtcatgtcttctcagcttcgctgcaattcgatagctttagcatctcctcctcggaaactgcaatggcattaaatctccaccaggcttctcattatttatccgTGCCGATCGAATAGCCCTCTTCATATCCTTTcactgttctagccatcggcaccaaaaaaccctcttcccctgtagcaatgtcttcctcttcctctgtctcctccggcctctccctccaatccttctcctcgagcgagccaGAGTGGAACTTCGATCATgcgccagagggcgacctgcctctgaccgatggggaagaggacctcaagttcctcatcgatggggagctgataagcgaaagtgaagacgacctccatccctgggcgaaacccacctcccccgacgggaaggggaaagaagtagaggaagaggaagaaaaagaggagggcggcccctcttcccccgctaagcttctgccggccaagcgattccgcgcttgggcggacagcgaagacgacgatgatgacgaggaggaagaggaggaggatgaatcctcctcctccatcgggtatccgccaaccaagcgcttccgctcctggacggacagcgaggatgatgatgatgacgaggaagacgaagctccggccaagggctggggaagcagcgacgaggagcttcctgggagcagcgccgacgacatcgacgacggcgacgatgaggacatcgacgactagtagagtaggactagtagtagcagtgcactaggcaccagatccctcttttgagagccatcggctctttcttgtaaagtcgctcctttgaattaatgaaaattgttctttcaattcatctttcaattaatccaatttcactccttccgcttgtcataccaagactgatagcaacgtatcggattccttttcctttggacgcccgtgaagccggactcaaatgtcgattagaccgtcagtcaagcacttctcaaattcagactgcgatttgatatctgaccataatttttcgcaatcccttagccgatgactactcatcggctattttgagaatccagtcccttttcttttcttgcagcaacgggacggtccaaaacctgtaaagccgacggtctccttttccggctcctctccgtagctttagcagttttcttttgcaacccctgaactgctttcagagaagatcacgatgcagggtcgattgatgcgactccaatcggctcccaaaatagaacatctaccaagttagctgcccccccgagccttaatcaaggcgagaataccggtgaggatgcacaggtcattgatcagctttcttccactgaacgccgatgttgtaaatgaaacaccaaaccgaaaaccatcttggcgaaaatgtgaaccttgagcacatagccagtaggtcttggtcttgtgtaactgtactagagtcgatggctgcgcatcggcttcgtttctaattctgaagtcgatgcccttgcatcggctgtatgttatgaaattttttttttactggccgatttttcctaatcggcccccaatgtttcactgcacacatgtttatctgcgcatgctcatctgactatatgccccccgagccgaatctgccaggtgactgcagatatcggctttgtggttagtcaAGGCATTgtctttgcacgtcggctccggtaagaCCAATGTTAattttccctgactcatcagccgacgtaaaatcgctacccagtagatcgatgttgaacaccagcagaacatgtggtgaggataattttggccgattgctggaatcggcctccatattgactcgctcaaatgaaggttttgtaattttCCCTCATAGATTTTTTtgggccgatccaaaggatcggccttgccacgtttgcTCATAGTTTTGCTCCTGTTACATggttaggccagtggataaaaccagcccaacctctgactttatcatgttgatgcgcttgctgtcgtccaccttgagtgcatcgtgtaatcgtggagcactaagctccgtcggaaggacgagcaccatgtttgtgccagccgatgtttcatcatcggctttcctttgcttggggcgccactccattttccgtggacgaccctcttcgtccagggttcgctgaactttcgcagccagatcaggtcgtgccttcctcggcgtatgcaagtacaacctttcggcttcctccaggccgcgcaatcgctgaaccctgcgcttttgtgaacggctgagtccatcagggcaccaccttggccggtggtacctgtcttcttcttgttcttgtccctcgtcttctgaatcctcgagatcttcccaccgaggggactcagcgcgtttgctttgtggcgggagaggccctaagcgcttgaacacggacacgttggctgccttcttcttcttctggttgcattctgggcaattgccgattgtgggtaatcagctcattcctgaatcccagcagtgtctgaagaaggggcagtcccagtgcctatcgttgtcgtcttgctcccttgtcttttccttggcacggcgctcgtactcctcctcatcgtgatcatgccgacgatgtcttctggcttctctagccagacgatctctttcatcttcatcactggatcgtcggcgtcggtcatactgactcacatacttgttgaggaggtgatcagagaggggtcgctgatatcttatgttcttcacttctccctcgcgacgtagcgcttgccatcatgacggagccgatcgcgtggagcggcctcttctgtgtccttgctacgagagcagctgccctcgtctccatctttgccagagtggtgcccaggtcctaccatgttgatgctgaacgaggatcctggctggcaaccttcagggtaagtacattccaccatgttaacggcgggaaagggttgggtgtcgaccttcatggcgtactggttgaaaatcagtcgtccttgttctatcgccatttggatctgctgacgccacaccctgcagtcgttggtggcatgggagagcgagttatgccatttgcagtatggctttccattcagctcctgtaccgtggggaatttgagaccttcgggtatcttcaactgcttctccttgagcaggaggtcgaagatttgctcagttttggtcacatcaaaatcaaaacccacaggcggacctggtggcttaacccatttgcgggacacggggttgcccccgagtccattcagccactgctacctcttgatctcccgcagaaacttcgtcttcctctgcctcgaccaggactatcgcacgcttgaatttgtcctggtacaagtccgggtggcgctgttcatatgccgagcaatttctgaaccatgtgcgccggtgaggggtagtctgcttgggaggccatgtccttgagcggcgctgcaaggcccgctacgCCAACTCGGCTGCTTCCTTTtcggtcacacgaaccgaataacatcggttcctaagattcctgaagcgctggatgtattacgtcacggtttctccacgcttcgacgtatttgtgctagatcggcaaggccggactcggaagcctgcgAGTGGTATTGCGTATGGGCTGTTCTTCCAagcgcttccaagtccggatcgagtacggtggcaacgaggtgtaccacccgaaagccgatcccgtgagggtgtgagaagaacctcacccgtagtggatccgacaccgaggccgttcctagctgtgccaaatatcggctcacatgctcgatggagctggaaccatccgatccactgaatttggagaaatcggggagccgatatttaggtggtagcgggatcaactcgtactcgtcgagtacggcttggaatagccgattgccctccttttcggcaccgtgccgaactggtctctcgatatggtactgatctgatccattgTGCTGGCCGCAGGAGTTGAACTACTGAagattcgtcggggtggcgtacttagccagccatgcttgcttttccagctacgagccaagctgcgggagctgagctctggaggttcgtcggggtggcatatttagttagccacgtacgcttctcaagatctgtcggcgacgttcctcctgttttcccagaagtccccgatgttgtggcctggtttgtgagcgcccgattaccgcaatctgcacatacgtgcacatgtacccgtgagggatctccttaggcgcctcatgcaagagcggcagtcactagggtcaccaccgatcttgtaggacgacgaatgccggtgaattcggcacttcggtgctgccaacgcaaatggcagcggtggacggggccccggagtggcatctctccttggtgcgtccgagagctggtcccgacggcgagtgcggtgcctcataatctcctggatcacccgaagagcgacacgctccaacgtgttcacCAGTTCTcgagtgacggtgtagcgagtgagccaccaagtagttgatctctgccgcGGGGACACAGTGCGTTCTTCGACGGggcgagaggtctatcccatcgagtgcaccatcaggcgagaaccccttccacctgatgccatgtgaacgggttctgtgaaaagagccgatgaggtcggcttcgaggatggctttgacctcgtcatacttcttcttgagctcgtcggtcagatcctcgtacgtgactggcgtgccgtccgccatctcagatgtagatggcgatgtggttgatgtagacgattgtcccaccgggcgtgccagaatgtgttgcggtcaaaacccaccggcgagcagcgacgggcaacacagtagagccgggaacaacttagggctgcggctggccctggtccctccgagcgacggcccgcaaagcctctggtacacacgtccgatgctgatacaagggcgtgccacctgacctatacacagtcgggaaggtgatggagatgcctcgcttagtttcctgcatggcatacacgtaaacattaaatacgagcctcgatcggctctcaggttatcctgtgaatcggctcaaggagccgatccacccatgattcgtacgaggtgcacgaatatatggtggtcctgcttgatcaagataaagctaatgcaatctacgacgatttagggttttcaccgcataatcggatcatcctactcacgattgggcctcgcggccacgcacggtgatcgtaagccgatcctagacaaggcctaaaaaccaacacgaggttgatccccggaacatcctgtctaggactagcaaacgacaccctacgtgccgctggatcctccaaccctttgtaaggcctaactattgcagatattaaactaatccttgaggaacaaggagcaaccgtaacggatcggatttactaaataatgatcaagcggggtgccgcccccacacctaagacagatgtgagggcggctagatatgcaagggttgcactacgatagcatatgatacgaagaacaatgctaaccctaacatatctaagataactacgttgctcgccatcaaaaaggcttcagtacgagcaacgcatgaacaacataaagcttctgctgcctagatcgcaagatgcgatctaggcagcatgatgcttaccggtagaaaccctcgagacgaaggagttggcgatgcgccgagattgattttgtggttgaacattggttgttgtttattccataaaccctagatacatatttatagtccaggggactttctaacgtgggaataatccccaccgtgcacgagacaaactctaacttttaatctaagatgcgatgtactataatacagatacacgggcaatctagcccaaactcttcgtataaggccgcttcagagatcttccacgtgtaatcttccaagcccatctcccttacggcacacctcctgatttggccaaaatctggtgataacatagACATATGTCCACAAGACAATTCTAGATAGATGACACCGATGTGGACATCGTCAACTTCCCCATGGCGCAAGTCGTGCCATCACCATCAGAACATCTCGGGCACGCAACATGCTGCCACCACCATGACACCCTCGGACACATGCTTCCACCGTCCTAGGCAGTCAACTGCCGTCAAAATAGACATAGACCTTTGGCTAAGTCAGAGATTGACCTGGTGGGCTCCGGTGGTAGTCTCAGTATCATCCAGCTGGCGAAGTGTAGCGTGTGGAGTGTGTGGCCCTGGTTTATGCGTTGAGGCGAACCCGTTGTCAGTCACAGACCGATGTGATAAAGCGTGAAGCGTGCGAGAGAGGGGGTATCATGTATGTTTTTTTTCCTAATTCACTTCCCAATTGCTTCTCTCATCCCTAAGCTCCAGTTTGTTTGAATGCCATCCCAATTTCTATCTAAATCTTATCCCCTTTTCCGTAAGAATCCTCCGGGCCTTCCGCCTTACATTTGgtagttttttttaaaaaaaattgaattCAGTGTACACTTAAAAATCCGCCATCTGTTCCCTTCGGAAAACTAAAATTTTCAGGTATGTTCAGTATAAGTTTTCTTTTTAAAAATAAATCGAAGGCTGCAGAATACTCGCATCTACAGTAGATTTTACAAAATGGGAGATAGCCCTGACGCTCCTGACCGGCACGTGTCAAGTGCTGATCCCTGCCACTCTAGGCTTCTCGTGTCACTCACTGTTCCCCATCCCAAAACTGCGGCAACCCCTCCCAGGTCTGGCGGCGCAGGACCCGGCCGGCGGCGATGATTCTGGAGCACTTCTTCGGGTTCCTACAGGGCAAGGTTCGCACCAAACGCCTCCTCTCTCGTAGCCCAAGGTCTAGTTACCTTCTTACTCCTCATCCTCCGTGCTGCGACGGGACTGACGGCCGTGCCTGGTTTTTCTGTCGCCAATGCAGCGGCACGGGGCCAAGACGGCGATGCGGGAGCTGGAGATCTCGCTGCGGGCCAAGGTTCGTCTCGTCGCGCGCGCAGGCGCTGGCCTTGATTCTTGCTGGTAGCGGCGGGCGGCGGGTTTCCTGATCTTGGGGTATCCCATTCCCAATGCTGCTGCTGCAGGACCCGGTGACCCCGCTGGAGGATACAGAGATTTACTCGATCACCATGGAAGCAACCTTGGCCTTTCTCCTCAACTTTCTCGCGTCGGGCTCCCTTGTGTGGTTTGCTACGAGAAAAGGTGCCCATCcgctctcctctctctccctcgATCTGTAATTCTGTACTGATGAGATGCAAATCTCCATTTGTATTCTTTATTGTTTGATTCGCGACCGTGGAAAACGAGAAAACAATCACTCAAGTGACCAAAATtatttttttattgtttgaagATGTATCATAGTATTAGATAGTACTCATATTAGTGTTGATACTAGTTGGTAACTGCTTAATTTGTTATGCAATGCCCCAACACATTTGGTACAAGCTTTTGAAGGCGTTCGCTATAGAATTCTTATTTGACTAGGAAGAAACAAATGCTCAACCAAACATTTTTGCGCAACAACTCTGATAAATTACTGGCCAGGATTTTATATTTCTCACAAAACAATACAGCAACCATGTTGCCCAAAGAATATCAATACATTCTCCATTCTACTTGATCCTCACACAAGCCTCACCATGAAAGTCTCGCCGATTGTGGACCTTATTAGATGGCCGCAGCTCAGCAGCTTCAGTGACAAAAGGTGTCTTGTAGCACCTAGAGAAGCGTTTTAACAAGCAGGTTCTGTCCAAACATGTCGATAGCTGATATGAAGAAGTTTCGAATGGACAAGGGTGCAGGTATGTGGTGTTtgttcttgctcctggtgtggggTAAGGCTGCGGCATGGAAGGTGTCTGCAAGCGCTTGGACATCGACTCACGCCGGATGCTGCTCCGTCCGCATTGCATGATTGCATCGGCCTAGCCGTGTTGGCTGTCGTCCCTGCGCCTTTCCTGTCTATTCGTCGTGTTGCTGTCCGCGGAAGTTTAGTTTTGAGCACGCACTCACTTTGGAATGCTATATAAGAGACTACCTTTAAAGGAAACAGGATTACGAAACGCGATACAATACACAGATGAATAAGGGGCCAGTACAAAAAAAGATGGTAAACCCAATGCTTATATATTGCACACTCTATATATAATTACTTACTTTATATTTTACGCATATTCGGTTTCAAGCAAAATAAACATATCATCTTGAGTGCAGCAGGGCTGTATAGAGTAAAGCTGCAAAACcatcattgttgagtttgctgctTCAGAGACTCTTTGTTGGTATCATAACATTTTAACTTGTACTCTTTTATGCAGCTCCTAAGTTTCTTGGGTTTCGACCTCTGACTGGTCCACAGTCATTCAGCTACTCTTTCGGTAAATCTCAAGGCTTTTCACCTGTAAATATTGACAATGACATACAAAGGCATATGCAGCTTTCTATCTCTTGGTTCTTAATATCTGTATTCTGGAAATATGTTGTAGTTACTGACGTACCACCTGGCCTAATTCAGCTGAGAAGTAGTAAATAGACAGTTTGCGCTAATCCATTCCTTCTTATTTATTCATGATTCCACTTAGATGAATCTCAGTAGGCAGTGCTCTGTTATCATGGTGACGAGTCACGAGTCCCAGCTCGCTCAGGCGGGTGTAGCGTGTCATTTATCAGGGGGATTAAGATGTGTAGAAAACATTTAAAACCCAGGCATGCACATTCTGTTACTACGAAGACCATGTAGACGCTTACATTtgcaatatatatatatttccAAATGAGCTTGGCACAGTTAAAGAATAGTTCGATACACTAGGTGTCCTTTTAAATTTTAGATTCAGATCAAAACTGCTGGTATGTTCCTCCTAGTTGGTGATGGAAAGGCGGGATCAGAGACATGAACCCTGGACACATCCTTAGAGATTATTCCATGGTCTGAATTTTCATACGGTGCCCATCTATCAATGTTCTATCTATTTTCACCAGAAGTGTTAATTTGATTAAGCTATATTACAGCTTGTGCTTCACTTTTCGGGAACATGATGTATTATGAGTCCTTTGTTGGGTCTGCCACACATGTTTTGGAAGGGGGAGAAGAACGCATGAAGATGGAGCTAGCTAAAATGTACTCCAACTATGATTTTTATTCTTTCGGTATCAGCCTCTCGGGTGTTCCAACTAACAATCTGTTTCATTCACAGAATACTTAATAACCATAGCACTGACGAATTGCTGGTTGGAGCTGTACAAAGACACTTCATAGCTGAGAATCTGTTGAGTGACCAGCATCAAGATCAACGACTTTTCAGGTGGCGCCAGCGTAACTCATATGTGGACTACACTTTCAAGGAAAGGATGAAGGAGTATGAAGCAAACAGCtcagaggacgacgaggctgaatCAAGTGTAAGCACTGTGAGTTGCAGCTAATTCTAGATTCATGGAGTCTAGTAGTTGGCGTCGGTCCTTAATTTACAGGGAAAAAAAACTGGCCATTTATATGGTCTGAATTACCAGAATGGGTGAAAGCAAAAGAATTTGACACGTGCTCGAGAAAAAGCAACATTATTGACCTATTTCTATGTTTATGTTTGCACAGATTATTTGAGGAGGACTCTCTGGCCTGTATACTTGGCACTCCAGGGAGCAACACGGAGATGAGCAAATCCGCTGAGCACACAGGAGGCACTGTCCTTACGAGACGAGAGCTGCACGTTCACCGGGAAGTCATCGGACCTCGACGCGGGCATGCTGACAAAGCCCCCGCGTTTTGATGGAAGCCTTAGCGGTGGCGTGGAAAAGATCACATCTAGAGATTTGCATGCAGTTGTAATTTGTAGGGGAGCTGTATGTTTCGAAGAGACGTGCATCTAGAGATGGACGTGTTATGTCTGTTCCAAATTCGACTCTACCAAATCGATGAGTCCTAAAGGGAGTCGAAATCCAACAGGATGGTGCTGTCTCCACGGCTGTAAGCCCTTCTCGTGCAATATAAAATCCCAAATTCTTCCGGGCACGCGCGTGCCAGATGGACACGCCGAGCGCACGCCATAAACGACAAACGGAATCCACGGGCCGgaaaagaaaaggaagaaaataaaccttatctagttccCTGCTATTTCCAGACTTCTAATTTCGCCCCCGATTCGTGCGGGTAAGGCAGCCTCGCCTGAGGTGCGCGAGCGCCGCCCCAATCAGTCTCCACCAAGCCCAGCCCCAGCAGGTCTCCTCCGCCGCCCAGACGGTCTCCTCCGCTCCCATCCACGGCCCCAGACGGTCTCCTTCTCCCCGTTCGATCTAAGAGCTGCACCGCTCTGCTGCTGATGCTTGGCCGGAGCGGCCACAATGAAGTGAAATTGCTTACCGATGGTGTTAAGTTGCCTGCCGACAAAGTTAAGTTGCTTACCGATGGTGTTAAGTTGCCCGCCGACGAAGTGAAGTTGCCTACTTTTGCTTTAAAGGTGCTTGTTTTACCGATGTTGTGAAGTTTCTTACCGATGGTGTTAAGTTGCCCGCCAATGAAGTGAAGTTGCTTTTCGATGGTGTTAAGTTTCCCGTCATCGATGTGAAATTGCTTATCGATGGTGTTAAGTTGCCCGCCAACGAAGTGAAGTTTTTTACCGATGGTGTTAAGTTACCCTCCAACGAAGTGAAGTTGCCTACTTTGCTTTAAAGTTGCTTGTTTTACCAATGTTGTGAAGTTGCTTGATGATGTTAAGTTGCCCGCCAACAAAGTGAAGTGGCTTACCATTGCTTTAAAGTTGCTTGTTTTACCAATATTgtgaagttgcttactgatggtgTTAAGTTGCCCGCCAACGAAGCAAAGTGGCCTACTGTTGCTTGAAAGTTGTTTGTTTTACCACGGAGCTTGACTCATAATGCCTCAAAGTTTAATAGcaacttcatagcagcaatacgtAACTTTGCGACAATTTTAGAGAATTTTAAGACATCGGTGAGCAACAAACTAACATAATTAATCAACTATTACTAAATTACATAATTGAGCAACTAATACAGGATATTAAGCAACAAAATGCGGTCATTGAACAAGTATCATATGTTGTTAGGCAACTTCAATGGTACCCCCATCAGTTTTGATCAAATGAACCGAACGGGGAGAAAATAAGCAAATATTATGTGATGTTTAGGTAATTATTGGCATAAATAAGCAACAAACGGTATTAGGTACGGAATACTACTACTCATAATAGGCAGAATTGAGCAATTATCATGTTTTTTAGGCAACGATCTAATACGATATCTGGTGGGTCAATGCTAGGCCCATGGAACGCCGGAGCGTATCCGTCAGCGAGCACGTCCTTCAGCTCCCCGATGATACTCTCGCCGGCGCAAGAAGAACCAGGCCGCCGTCGAGCAGCAGTGCCAGGAGTTCCTCGCCGTCCGCGCTCCTCCAGATCAATTTGTGCGTTCCCCAATTTACGGCATGAAGGTCGCCTTCTCCGACTCTGGTACCGGGCCGCCGCGAGCTGATCTCCTCCTCAGCCTGCTTGCCCAGGCCGTCCTCCTCTACTCCCTCGGCTCGGCTCCGCGGTGTCCCAGGAGCTCCCAGGAGGAGACATCTCGGGCACGCGAGGTGCAGCTAGAGACCTGGTGTTCGCAGGGGATGGAGTCGGGGGGACCTCCcggcggcgggggtggaggcAGGTCCGTTCAGGAAGCGCGGGGTGGAGGCCATGGCTGGAGCGGGGCGGGAGGAAGTCGCCGGCGGGATCCTGTCGCCGAGCTCGTGCGGTGGCATGTGGGAGACGGGGAAACAGGCCGGCTGCCGGCGTGCGCTCGAGGGGAAGTCGAAGACGAGGGCGCACGTGCTAGGGGAGGACGGCGGCGAGCGCTAGTGGCCGGGGCGGCGCGCTGGCCGAATCGGGATGGGGAAGACAAGGCGAGTGTGGTAGCTAGAAAGTAGGGTTCCTTTCCACTTTTATATTGTTGGGACAGGAACTTTCCTTTTACGGTGGTGCGCCAGAGACTACCGACGGGCGGGCGTCCGCCCGCTAGACGCGTCCATATAAAATTACCTTCACGGCTGCAAGCCCTCCTTGTTGCCTCATCTCCACCataaccaccaccaccaatcaacTATGATGTCTCAGCCGGTTCCACCCTCGCCCAAACGCCATCTTCCTAGTTCACATGAATCGTCCGCAGATGTCGTCTCGTTGCCGAACGAGATGATCTTCGAGTGGTGCGCCATCATCTCCGACCCGAACTTCGTGGCCGCACACAAGTCCCCCCAGAAAGAGCATGACATTGTGGTTTTCGTCTCGAGTGGAGATCCTAGCAAAGGCGTCTACCTACAGGTGCATGATATAGACGGCAATGTTGTGAGCAGGAGGAAGATCAGGGGTGGCGCCGGAATATTCAGCAGCCTCTCCGCGGACTGCCTCCACGCCCTTGTCCGCGTTCCAGACGATTATTCTGGCGTGTTAGAGCTAAGTCCAAATGATTATTCAGGCGTGTTAGAGACATGTTAGCCTAACAGCGCAGGGGTTGCTTTTTTTTTTCAGTTAACTCGATCTTAATTCGTCCAACAAAATTGCAATGCGGACATGCAGGTATGCGTAATCTGTaggggagttttttttttttgacaggaAATCTGTGGGGGAGTTGTGTTCTATGTTTGCTCCAAATTTGACTAACAAACCAATTATCGTGAAAAAGGGAGTCCTAGTCCAAGTCAAAGTCCAACATGAGGTGTCTAGTCAATCAGA includes the following:
- the LOC127308325 gene encoding uncharacterized protein — translated: MILEHFFGFLQGKRHGAKTAMRELEISLRAKDPVTPLEDTEIYSITMEATLAFLLNFLASGSLVWFATRKAPKFLGFRPLTGPQSFSYSFACASLFGNMMYYESFVGSATHVLEGGEERMKMELAKIILNNHSTDELLVGAVQRHFIAENLLSDQHQDQRLFRWRQRNSYVDYTFKERMKEYEANSSEDDEAESSVSTII